TGAGCGAGAATCAGTTGGTTCTGTATGACCCCAAGGGGAATGAAACCGAAGAAGAAGGAGCCGAACCTAACCAATCTCAGACTTCTTCGCACAAAACACAGTGTCCTTCCATTGGGGCTTTTACGGTCCAGTGCGCAACTTGTTTGAAATGGAGGCTAATGCCTTCGATGGAGAAGTATGAAGAGATTAGGGAACAGATTCTCGAAAAGCCGTTTTACTGCGAAACAGCTTGCGAGTGGAAGGCGAATGTGACTTGTGATGTTGCTGAAGATATCTCTCAAGATGGAACCCGTGTCTGGGCTATCGATAGGCCTAGTATCTCTCGCCCACCCGCTGGCTGGCAACGCCAACTCAGGATTAGAGGTGAAGGTGGTACCAAATTTGCTGATGTGTACGTTTCTTTTCCCCCTTCCTCTCTTCTCGTTTATATGTCACAGTTTACTCTTTgtaattctttttgttttttgttttgttttcagatATTATGTTACTCCTTCAGGAAAGAAGCTTCGATCGAATGTGGAGGTCCAAAAGTTAGTTTTGTGACAGCTTTATTTATGATTGATTaccaattttgttttgttagtaACTTATTAGATAGCACCCTAGTAATAAGCTCATTACTGGCTTGTAGGTACTTGAATGAGAACCCGGAATACATAACCCAAGGAGTGAAGCTTTCCCAGTTTTCGTTCCAAATCCCGAAACCTCTGCGGGAGAACTATGTAAGGAAGCGCCCAGCTCGGCCAATGGAACCAAGCGACGCCCCTGTAGCTATTGAAGGTATGTCCCCCCCCCCACCTGACTTGTTCTACATCAACTGTTTTGTTGAGAGTTTTTATAAGGAATTATCGGAAAACCCACATCCTttattttgttcctttttttttagtttttcatgCAAATATTACTAC
The window above is part of the Brassica napus cultivar Da-Ae chromosome C8, Da-Ae, whole genome shotgun sequence genome. Proteins encoded here:
- the LOC106349926 gene encoding methyl-CpG-binding domain-containing protein 2 isoform X2, which codes for MSSQSCHGNESNSVNKEGNVDPSSVSENQLVLYDPKGNETEEEGAEPNQSQTSSHKTQCPSIGAFTVQCATCLKWRLMPSMEKYEEIREQILEKPFYCETACEWKANVTCDVAEDISQDGTRVWAIDRPSISRPPAGWQRQLRIRGEGGTKFADVYYVTPSGKKLRSNVEVQKYLNENPEYITQGVKLSQFSFQIPKPLRENYVRKRPARPMEPSDAPVAIEDAQTPLQPTEPGLCTHLKKARRSEPSS
- the LOC106349926 gene encoding methyl-CpG-binding domain-containing protein 2 isoform X1, coding for MSSQSCHGNESNSVNKEGNVDPSSVSENQLVLYDPKGNETEEEGAEPNQSQTSSHKTQCPSIGAFTVQCATCLKWRLMPSMEKYEEIREQILEKPFYCETACEWKANVTCDVAEDISQDGTRVWAIDRPSISRPPAGWQRQLRIRGEGGTKFADVYYVTPSGKKLRSNVEVQKYLNENPEYITQGVKLSQFSFQIPKPLRENYVRKRPARPMEPSDAPVAIEANPLALVSPDAQTPLQPTEPGLCTHLKKARRSEPSS